The following proteins come from a genomic window of Rhizobium rhizoryzae:
- a CDS encoding O-linked N-acetylglucosamine transferase, SPINDLY family protein, with protein MNMTVPATSVDPVAVIQAVFQRARQQQLPLAELIQTVERLSSLGASAPALDLYKTWIAFNDKNPMVHVASFNYAVMLNQTGDAAGAIQALKATIAYKSDFAPAHINLGRVYEDCQMVGRAVEQWRNFANTSNEITAERLSFRLMALKHMGRVLETAGLLEEAEAVLWLAIELDPTKQDASQHWLATRQHQCKWPIFTSSEHVTRQQLTDAMSPMTIACFADDPLFQLGKAYRYNKKLVGRPDTSGLQRKPVRNKLASGQRIRVGYLSSDLREHAVGFALCEVLELHDKEKVEVYGYYCGIPRSNDKTHDRIRAVMDGWCDINGMSDIDVAKKIIDDEIDILIDVNGYTKQARAGVFAYRPAPVIVNFCGYPGTLASPFHQYLITDNYIVPPERELYYSEKVLRIPCEQPVDRKREIAPKPTRAEYGLPDDAFIYACFNGMQKITEACFLRWMKILAATPGSILWLLGDKDPIHQRLRKIASENGVDPDRIYFATKVPNPKHLARIALADLFLDTFPYGAHSTAADAITMGLPVLTVPGMGFPSRFCASIVSAAGIPEMICGSAEEYVAKAISFGRNRKAIDAVKATLAAKRETCTLRDMPGLARRLEELFQEMQEAAEQGKLPVPNLRNLDVYYEIGAELIHEGQEMQDEAAYRQHYRDKLAARDAIEPLLADPRLWPEGTA; from the coding sequence ATGAACATGACCGTGCCAGCGACGAGCGTCGATCCGGTAGCAGTGATACAGGCTGTTTTTCAGCGTGCGCGCCAGCAGCAATTGCCTCTCGCAGAACTGATCCAGACGGTGGAAAGGTTGTCCAGTCTTGGGGCTTCAGCGCCAGCGCTCGACCTGTACAAGACGTGGATCGCCTTCAACGACAAGAACCCCATGGTTCATGTCGCATCCTTCAACTATGCCGTCATGCTCAACCAGACCGGCGATGCTGCAGGTGCCATTCAGGCCCTGAAGGCAACGATCGCCTACAAATCGGACTTTGCTCCTGCGCATATCAATCTCGGACGCGTCTACGAAGACTGCCAGATGGTTGGCCGCGCGGTAGAGCAATGGCGCAATTTCGCCAATACTTCCAATGAGATCACGGCTGAACGCCTGAGCTTCCGCCTGATGGCGCTAAAGCACATGGGTCGTGTGCTTGAAACCGCAGGTCTTCTGGAAGAAGCGGAAGCAGTTCTCTGGCTCGCCATCGAGCTTGATCCCACCAAGCAGGATGCGTCGCAGCACTGGCTTGCCACGCGTCAGCATCAATGCAAATGGCCGATCTTTACAAGCTCCGAACATGTCACGCGTCAGCAGTTGACCGATGCGATGTCGCCGATGACCATCGCCTGCTTTGCCGATGATCCGCTGTTCCAGCTGGGCAAGGCCTATCGCTACAACAAGAAACTCGTCGGCAGGCCGGATACGAGCGGGTTGCAGCGCAAGCCGGTGCGCAACAAGTTGGCGTCCGGCCAGCGCATTCGTGTCGGCTATCTGTCTTCGGACCTGCGCGAACATGCGGTCGGCTTTGCGCTCTGCGAAGTCCTGGAGCTTCACGACAAGGAAAAGGTCGAGGTTTACGGCTATTATTGCGGCATTCCGCGCAGCAACGACAAGACGCATGATCGTATCCGCGCCGTTATGGATGGCTGGTGCGATATTAACGGCATGAGCGATATCGATGTCGCGAAGAAGATCATCGACGATGAAATCGATATTCTGATCGATGTGAACGGCTATACCAAACAGGCCCGTGCCGGCGTCTTTGCCTATCGGCCCGCGCCTGTCATCGTAAACTTCTGCGGCTATCCGGGAACGCTTGCCAGCCCGTTCCATCAATATCTCATCACCGACAACTACATCGTTCCGCCGGAGCGCGAGCTTTATTACAGCGAAAAGGTTCTGCGCATTCCTTGCGAGCAGCCGGTTGACCGCAAGCGCGAGATTGCGCCAAAGCCCACCCGCGCGGAATATGGATTGCCGGACGATGCCTTCATCTATGCCTGCTTCAACGGCATGCAAAAGATCACCGAAGCCTGCTTCCTGCGCTGGATGAAGATCTTGGCGGCCACGCCGGGCAGCATACTCTGGCTGTTGGGCGACAAGGACCCCATCCATCAGAGACTGCGCAAGATTGCTTCCGAAAATGGTGTTGATCCGGATCGCATCTACTTCGCGACCAAGGTTCCAAACCCCAAGCATCTGGCCCGCATTGCGCTTGCCGACCTGTTCCTGGATACCTTCCCCTATGGCGCCCATTCAACGGCGGCAGATGCCATTACCATGGGGCTTCCGGTCCTGACGGTTCCGGGCATGGGCTTCCCGTCGCGCTTCTGCGCCAGCATTGTTTCGGCCGCCGGTATTCCGGAAATGATTTGTGGTTCGGCGGAAGAATATGTTGCCAAGGCAATTTCCTTCGGTCGCAATCGCAAGGCGATCGACGCCGTCAAGGCAACGCTCGCCGCCAAGCGGGAAACCTGCACCTTGCGCGACATGCCAGGTCTTGCACGCCGTCTTGAGGAACTGTTCCAGGAAATGCAGGAAGCTGCCGAGCAGGGCAAGCTGCCGGTTCCCAACCTTCGCAACCTCGATGTCTATTATGAGATCGGTGCTGAACTGATCCACGAAGGGCAGGAGATGCAGGATGAGGCCGCCTATCGCCAGCACTACCGCGACAAGCTGGCTGCACGCGACGCGATCGAGCCCCTGTTGGCCGATCCGCGCCTTTGGCCGGAAGGGACCGCCTGA
- a CDS encoding beta strand repeat-containing protein, which produces MATIQGVYLALFGRPADPTGLSYFNSVTNNGANLNAIGNLATQPEYLNRFTGQSNVQIINSIYQSLFGRDADVTGLTFFSNALAAGRLTINTIAINILDGATGSDLTTVNNKIAAANLFTASLDTGPEIVGYSGTAAGDAGRAFIAGVTTTVPTQAAVDLAIANIVNNPAPSTTTALTTGVDNFPGTAGNDLFTGLKAAANATLTSADTINGGAGTDTLNITVSEAGDVLAGAQVSNIEVVGIRAIANTANELSATGLTNVVLTGTNTSTTALTNLANGATVTVGSGANLTGAITAGYVAAATTANIAYAGGTSGDLTANGATAFTTANITSTGAANTAANINVGAATTININATTNFTATSIATTGTNSTLKVSGAAESVNVGTLAAALRTIDASGLTAGGLTATLSNAAQVVTGGAGNDVISTGGQGLLTGSVNAGAGTADRLVLTATADLDTAAKGAKYTNFEVLQVEDGITGNVDNIAGITAIRINDAGAATTINNLNATQAGAITVLAGNATGAITIGVKGADTVGQIDTVKIDANDGATTVGTIALGQLKAVGVENLELTATDNITVASLVDSASVSSVVLKGAGTINITTGALATVNTHIDGSAATGVQTIDASGFATNGIKITTGSAADTITGSAQADNITSGTGNDTLFGRAGADTIVGGDGNDTIQGDGVGVAAVTTAVAEVQTVTVGNTADAGGDNIVTFAGVDVGIADNATAAQVAAAIAAAQAAIKAANANISTVTANGADVVVTYTNTSGDVSNFSVADKGGSSGLLFSGVSETTKGVTTAAATISAGGDAAGVDILTGGAGNDAFRFVAGTSHDTVTDIITDLNLGTNDAAGQVDTLVFQNLNGTASVITLASGDQSNVTAAGSLTLAAGLVANAAQADGATVQFTYGANTYVFHNVDGNGTFNAAADILVRVTGVTGTLDASDIVLV; this is translated from the coding sequence ATGGCAACTATTCAGGGCGTATATCTCGCGCTGTTCGGCCGTCCGGCTGACCCGACGGGTCTCTCCTACTTCAACTCCGTCACCAACAATGGCGCGAACCTGAACGCGATCGGTAACCTGGCTACGCAGCCTGAGTACCTGAACCGCTTCACTGGCCAGTCCAATGTTCAGATCATCAACTCGATCTACCAGTCGCTGTTCGGCCGCGATGCTGACGTAACGGGTCTGACGTTCTTCTCGAACGCTTTGGCCGCTGGTCGTCTGACGATCAACACGATTGCAATCAACATTCTGGACGGCGCAACGGGCTCTGACCTGACGACCGTCAACAACAAGATTGCTGCTGCAAACCTGTTCACGGCTTCTCTGGACACCGGTCCGGAAATCGTTGGTTACTCCGGTACGGCTGCTGGCGACGCTGGCCGCGCCTTTATCGCTGGCGTGACGACCACTGTTCCGACGCAGGCTGCTGTCGATCTGGCCATTGCCAACATCGTCAACAACCCGGCTCCGTCGACCACGACGGCCCTGACGACCGGCGTAGACAACTTCCCGGGCACAGCTGGCAACGACCTGTTCACAGGCTTGAAGGCTGCTGCGAACGCGACCCTCACGTCTGCAGACACCATCAACGGTGGCGCTGGTACCGATACACTGAACATCACCGTCAGCGAAGCTGGTGACGTTCTGGCTGGCGCACAGGTCTCCAACATCGAAGTTGTTGGCATCCGTGCAATCGCTAACACGGCCAACGAACTCAGCGCGACAGGCCTGACGAACGTCGTCCTGACGGGCACCAACACAAGCACCACTGCCCTGACCAACCTTGCCAATGGTGCAACGGTGACCGTAGGCTCTGGTGCCAACCTGACTGGTGCAATCACTGCTGGTTACGTTGCTGCTGCGACGACTGCCAATATTGCTTATGCAGGCGGCACATCTGGCGACCTGACTGCAAACGGCGCTACTGCTTTCACAACTGCTAACATCACATCCACGGGTGCAGCGAACACTGCTGCCAACATCAATGTGGGTGCCGCAACCACCATCAACATCAATGCAACGACAAACTTCACTGCTACGTCGATTGCAACGACAGGCACGAACTCGACGCTGAAGGTTTCCGGCGCAGCTGAATCCGTCAACGTTGGTACTCTGGCTGCAGCTTTGCGCACGATTGATGCTTCTGGCCTCACCGCAGGTGGCCTGACGGCAACGCTTTCCAACGCTGCACAGGTTGTGACCGGTGGCGCTGGCAACGACGTCATCAGCACGGGTGGCCAGGGACTCCTGACCGGCTCCGTAAACGCTGGCGCTGGCACGGCTGACCGTCTCGTTCTGACGGCAACCGCTGACCTCGACACCGCTGCAAAGGGCGCAAAGTACACCAACTTTGAAGTCCTTCAGGTGGAAGACGGCATTACTGGTAACGTGGATAACATTGCTGGCATCACCGCAATCCGCATCAACGACGCAGGAGCTGCCACAACTATCAACAACCTGAACGCAACACAGGCTGGCGCGATCACGGTTCTTGCTGGTAACGCAACCGGTGCGATTACCATCGGCGTCAAGGGTGCAGATACGGTTGGCCAGATCGACACTGTAAAGATCGACGCTAACGACGGTGCAACAACTGTCGGCACAATCGCCCTTGGTCAGCTGAAGGCTGTTGGTGTTGAAAATCTTGAACTCACCGCTACTGACAACATCACCGTAGCATCCCTGGTTGACTCGGCTTCCGTTTCTAGCGTTGTGCTGAAGGGCGCGGGCACCATCAACATCACAACTGGTGCATTGGCCACCGTCAACACTCATATCGATGGCTCTGCTGCAACTGGCGTTCAGACGATCGATGCAAGTGGCTTTGCAACCAACGGCATCAAGATCACCACTGGCTCTGCAGCTGATACCATCACAGGTTCCGCACAGGCTGACAACATCACATCCGGCACAGGCAATGACACTCTGTTCGGTCGCGCCGGTGCAGACACGATCGTTGGTGGTGATGGCAATGATACGATTCAGGGTGATGGTGTAGGTGTTGCCGCCGTTACTACAGCCGTTGCCGAAGTTCAGACAGTCACCGTCGGGAACACAGCTGATGCTGGTGGCGACAATATTGTCACTTTCGCTGGTGTTGATGTCGGGATCGCAGACAACGCTACCGCTGCTCAAGTTGCTGCGGCTATTGCTGCAGCACAGGCTGCTATCAAGGCCGCGAATGCCAACATCTCTACGGTAACGGCGAATGGCGCGGATGTTGTTGTTACTTATACGAACACTTCAGGAGATGTCAGCAACTTCAGCGTGGCGGATAAGGGTGGGTCGTCCGGTCTCCTCTTCAGCGGTGTTTCTGAAACGACAAAGGGCGTCACTACAGCCGCCGCAACGATCAGTGCAGGTGGTGATGCTGCGGGTGTTGACATCCTGACCGGTGGTGCCGGTAATGATGCGTTCCGTTTTGTCGCTGGCACATCGCACGACACGGTGACGGACATCATCACTGACCTGAACCTCGGCACAAATGATGCGGCTGGTCAGGTTGATACGCTTGTCTTCCAGAACCTGAACGGAACAGCTTCTGTTATTACGCTCGCTTCCGGTGATCAGAGCAATGTGACGGCTGCTGGAAGCCTGACACTTGCTGCTGGCTTGGTCGCAAACGCTGCACAGGCAGATGGTGCGACTGTTCAGTTCACCTACGGTGCGAACACCTATGTGTTCCACAATGTAGATGGCAACGGAACGTTTAACGCTGCTGCCGATATTCTTGTTCGGGTGACCGGCGTAACTGGCACTCTGGACGCATCGGACATCGTGCTGGTCTAA
- the secD gene encoding protein translocase subunit SecD — MKNSLWKVAIYVVVIITGMLVALPNVLSDRMLAQLPSALPHQRVSLGLDLRGGSHLVLEVDRDSLVTEWLQNLQQDVRSTLEKSQITIASLRRTQSAIEVRLRDPAKVQQAISELNGIANQVQAAALTASDLTIEATGADTLRVLPSEAGLTHRMTQAVTQSLEIIRQRVDQVGVAEPTIQRVGGDRVLVQLPGEQDPSNVRALLGSTAKMSFHLLGREGEPGITMMKDAEDRPYPVQNRVLISGDRLTDARVGFDPNTSEPVVSFRFDQAGATRFAEVTRQNVGLPFAIVLDGKVLSAPVIREPITGGSGQISGSFNVQDANTLAALLRAGALPAKLDVIEERTVGADLGSDAIEMGIVAGLGGFALVMLFILALYGSWGLLAVLALALNVILTFAGLTMLGATLTLPGIAGIVLGIGLAVDANVLINERIREESRKGRSAFAAIDLGFNKAYATIIDSNVTALIATALLFWFGSGPVRGFAVTMGLGIAISMFTAVSVVRVAMVAIAARRRLKTIDIKPLLPIRLIKDGTTIDFMKARLAGLGISAFLSIGSIVLLFTHGLNFGVDFKGGIQVEVKTSGPTDLAAFRSGLGNLGLGEVALQEFGSNDRLLIRLERQAGPETKQTEAVEKVRSEIRVIDPSASIERTEVVGPKVSDELATAGILSVILASLAMLVYIWVRFEWPFAVGAIATLVLDVTKTVGFFSLTGLDFNLTAIAALLTLVGYSVNDKVVVYDRMRENMRLYKSMPFRDLINLSINETLARSLYTSATAFLAMIPMAIWGGSAVESFAIPMVFGIFVAASSSVFIAAPILLFLGDWRTKRKARKAEVSGEVKVV, encoded by the coding sequence ATGAAGAACTCCCTCTGGAAGGTGGCGATCTATGTGGTCGTCATCATCACGGGCATGCTGGTTGCATTGCCCAACGTGCTGAGCGACAGGATGCTCGCACAGTTACCATCCGCGCTTCCTCACCAGCGTGTATCGCTGGGGCTCGATCTGCGCGGCGGCTCCCATCTGGTCCTTGAAGTGGATCGGGATTCACTGGTCACGGAATGGCTGCAAAACCTTCAGCAGGATGTACGGTCCACCCTCGAAAAGAGCCAGATCACCATTGCCTCTCTTCGGCGGACACAAAGCGCCATCGAGGTTCGTCTCAGGGATCCTGCCAAGGTGCAGCAGGCGATCAGCGAGCTGAATGGCATCGCCAATCAGGTCCAGGCCGCAGCATTGACCGCCAGCGATCTGACCATCGAGGCGACAGGCGCGGACACCTTGCGCGTGCTGCCATCCGAGGCCGGTCTCACCCATCGCATGACGCAGGCCGTCACCCAGAGCCTTGAAATCATTCGCCAGCGCGTGGATCAGGTGGGTGTTGCCGAACCAACCATCCAACGGGTTGGCGGCGACCGTGTTCTCGTCCAGCTGCCGGGCGAGCAGGACCCTTCCAATGTACGGGCGCTGCTTGGCTCCACGGCCAAGATGAGCTTCCATCTCCTGGGCCGCGAGGGTGAACCTGGCATCACGATGATGAAGGATGCGGAAGACCGTCCCTACCCCGTTCAAAATCGTGTTCTGATTTCCGGTGATCGCCTGACCGATGCCCGCGTCGGGTTCGACCCGAATACCAGCGAACCCGTGGTCTCCTTCCGGTTCGACCAGGCAGGTGCTACACGCTTTGCGGAAGTCACCCGCCAGAATGTCGGCCTGCCTTTTGCCATCGTGCTCGACGGCAAGGTTCTGTCCGCACCGGTCATTCGTGAACCGATCACCGGCGGTTCCGGGCAGATCTCAGGTTCCTTCAATGTCCAGGACGCCAATACGCTGGCGGCCCTTTTGCGCGCCGGCGCCTTGCCTGCGAAGCTGGACGTCATCGAAGAACGCACCGTTGGGGCAGATCTCGGAAGCGACGCCATCGAGATGGGCATTGTTGCCGGTCTCGGCGGCTTTGCGCTCGTCATGCTGTTCATTCTGGCGCTCTATGGCAGCTGGGGACTGCTGGCAGTTCTGGCGCTGGCGCTCAACGTCATCCTCACCTTTGCCGGTCTGACGATGCTGGGGGCGACCCTCACTTTGCCCGGCATTGCCGGTATCGTGCTGGGCATCGGCCTTGCTGTGGATGCCAATGTTCTGATCAACGAACGTATTCGCGAAGAGAGCCGAAAAGGGCGAAGCGCTTTTGCAGCCATCGATCTCGGCTTCAACAAGGCCTATGCCACGATCATCGACAGTAACGTCACGGCGCTCATCGCCACGGCCCTGCTCTTCTGGTTCGGTTCCGGCCCGGTGCGCGGCTTTGCGGTGACCATGGGGCTCGGGATCGCCATCTCGATGTTTACCGCCGTCTCGGTGGTGCGCGTTGCCATGGTGGCAATCGCTGCCCGCCGGCGCCTGAAGACGATCGATATCAAGCCGCTGCTGCCGATCCGCCTGATCAAGGATGGCACGACGATCGACTTCATGAAGGCACGGCTTGCCGGTCTTGGCATTTCGGCCTTCCTGTCGATCGGCTCCATCGTGCTGCTCTTCACGCATGGGCTGAACTTCGGCGTCGACTTCAAGGGCGGCATTCAGGTCGAGGTGAAGACCTCCGGCCCCACCGACCTCGCCGCCTTCCGCAGCGGACTTGGCAATCTCGGCCTCGGCGAAGTGGCACTGCAGGAGTTCGGCAGCAATGACCGGCTTCTGATCCGTCTCGAGCGGCAGGCAGGGCCTGAGACAAAGCAGACGGAAGCCGTGGAAAAGGTACGCAGCGAGATCCGCGTTATCGACCCGAGCGCTTCGATCGAACGAACTGAAGTCGTTGGTCCCAAGGTCAGCGATGAACTGGCAACCGCCGGCATCCTCTCGGTCATCCTCGCCAGCCTTGCCATGCTGGTCTACATATGGGTGCGGTTCGAATGGCCCTTTGCCGTCGGCGCCATCGCGACCCTTGTTCTGGATGTGACAAAAACTGTCGGCTTCTTCTCACTGACAGGGCTGGATTTCAACCTGACGGCGATTGCCGCCCTGCTGACGCTGGTTGGCTATTCGGTCAATGACAAGGTGGTGGTCTATGACCGCATGCGCGAGAACATGCGGCTCTACAAATCAATGCCGTTCCGCGACCTGATCAACCTCTCGATCAACGAGACCCTGGCTCGAAGCCTCTACACATCGGCGACGGCGTTCCTGGCCATGATCCCCATGGCGATCTGGGGCGGTAGTGCTGTCGAAAGCTTCGCCATCCCGATGGTCTTCGGCATCTTCGTGGCGGCCTCCTCCTCGGTCTTCATTGCCGCGCCCATTCTGCTCTTCCTCGGCGACTGGCGCACGAAGCGCAAAGCCCGGAAGGCAGAGGTGAGCGGTGAGGTGAAGGTGGTGTAA
- a CDS encoding IMPACT family protein, with protein MFILTSPSRFEQDIKKSRFLALAAPVSDEAEAKAFIAENSDRNANHNCWAWRIGQNYRFNDDGEPSGTAGKPILQAINGQQLTNIVVLVTRWFGGILLGSGGLVRAYGGTAALCLNGATKERVIPSITVVVDLNFSDHASIKARLPSLGSVAIIQETFTGDGASLYLQIPEENADAIVAAIRNLTSGRASLKQQ; from the coding sequence ATGTTTATTCTCACTTCCCCGTCACGTTTCGAGCAGGATATCAAGAAAAGCCGATTTCTGGCACTGGCCGCTCCGGTATCAGATGAGGCGGAGGCGAAGGCTTTTATTGCAGAGAATTCTGATCGCAACGCCAATCATAATTGCTGGGCCTGGCGGATCGGACAGAACTATCGGTTCAATGATGACGGCGAACCGAGTGGAACAGCCGGAAAGCCTATTCTTCAGGCCATAAATGGTCAGCAATTGACGAACATCGTAGTTCTGGTCACCCGATGGTTTGGCGGCATTCTTCTGGGAAGTGGAGGGCTGGTGCGCGCTTACGGAGGAACTGCTGCCCTGTGCCTGAACGGTGCAACGAAAGAGCGAGTGATTCCATCGATCACAGTCGTCGTCGATCTGAATTTCTCCGATCACGCTTCCATCAAGGCAAGGCTTCCCAGTTTGGGATCGGTTGCCATCATCCAGGAAACCTTCACTGGCGACGGCGCCTCATTGTATCTGCAGATTCCAGAAGAGAATGCCGACGCAATCGTTGCAGCGATCCGGAACCTGACCAGCGGGAGAGCATCCCTGAAGCAACAATGA
- a CDS encoding helix-turn-helix domain-containing protein codes for MSSQVQQVLSRDGTVALRREAGQWLKERRESAGLSQRDLSAKIGFEYYTFISQIEAGRGRVPAERYEAYAQALGINPREFTKTMLRYNDTVVYNLLFGPEAELAQEPQDAAKPSLKELEKRLLLLESHLLRD; via the coding sequence ATGAGTTCGCAAGTTCAGCAGGTTTTGAGCCGGGACGGCACAGTTGCCCTGCGGCGCGAAGCAGGCCAATGGCTAAAGGAGCGACGCGAGTCGGCCGGCTTGAGTCAGCGGGATTTGTCGGCAAAAATCGGCTTTGAATACTACACCTTCATCTCGCAGATAGAGGCGGGGCGCGGTCGCGTGCCAGCAGAGCGCTATGAGGCCTATGCCCAAGCTTTAGGAATCAACCCGCGCGAGTTTACCAAGACCATGCTGCGCTATAACGATACCGTGGTCTACAATCTGCTTTTCGGTCCGGAAGCAGAATTAGCGCAAGAGCCACAGGATGCAGCCAAGCCCTCCCTGAAGGAGTTAGAGAAACGGCTGCTACTGCTGGAGTCCCACCTATTGAGAGACTAA
- a CDS encoding MerR family transcriptional regulator, with translation MDAVEHSVDWTVTLATAVEQGLTIGEFCKRLGVSPSAVRRMENRTGLKLNRQRVYPATHAPGTGIDWHKVLSEAKAEGLSVNQLAVRLFVTNASVLNAEDRTGIYLNRKRPNPQRKGGFRAAQIIQSK, from the coding sequence ATGGACGCGGTCGAGCATTCTGTAGATTGGACTGTGACACTGGCAACGGCTGTTGAGCAGGGGCTCACGATCGGCGAATTCTGCAAGAGGCTTGGCGTGAGCCCCAGCGCTGTTCGGCGCATGGAAAACCGCACCGGCCTAAAACTCAATCGTCAGCGCGTCTATCCGGCCACCCACGCTCCTGGTACGGGTATCGACTGGCATAAAGTTTTGAGTGAGGCAAAAGCCGAAGGGCTTTCCGTGAATCAGCTTGCCGTGCGCCTGTTCGTGACCAATGCATCCGTTTTGAATGCCGAAGATCGCACCGGCATTTATCTGAACCGAAAGCGCCCAAACCCGCAGAGGAAGGGTGGCTTTCGCGCAGCTCAGATCATCCAAAGCAAATAA